TAAAGTAGGAAAAAGAATATTTGAAGTTCCTATTTTGCTCTCCTCAAGCAAATTTTTTAATTCATCATTCACGCCATATCCGCTCAATTTATCCACTTCAATGTTTTTTAACGATTCTGTAGGAAAAGAAAAACTAATGTTATTATCAGGGAGTCCTTCAAGGATTTCAAAAAGCAATGTGCCTGCCGTTTTAACGCCAAAGATATTTGGATTAGGTTTGCCTGTGAAATTTCCAGCCCAAACCACAATGGTGTATTTTGGGCTAGCCCCTGCTGCCCAAGCGTCTTTTCTGCCATAGCTTGTGCCGCTTTTCCACGAAAATGCCATTTTTTCTCTATGATAGTCTAAATCCCCCTCCCTTTGTAATTCTTTGAGCGTTTGAAGTGTAAGATAGGCACTTCCTTTGCTCAAAAAGCGTTTAGTGGGTTTCTTTTGGGTATTTAAAAGTGTATAAAGTTCTCCAAATTCCCCATATTGAGCTAATCCACGATAAAGGCGTGCGATTTGAAGCATATTCATTTCTTTTGAGCCAAGTATAAACGATAAACCATAATGTTGTGCATTACTTGCCTTAAATCCTGCCATATCTTGCAATGTGAAAAAGAATTTTTCATAACCATAATTTTGCAAGAGCTTGACAAAAGGCACATTGAGCGATTTTTGCAAGGCAGTTTGCGCGGGAATTAAGCCTTGATAGGTTTTGCTAGCATTTTGCGGATTAAAATTAGAAAAAAACAAAGGCACATCTACGAGAAAACTTTGAGGTGCGATAAGCCCCTCATCAATACTAAGTGCGTAAAGAAAAGGTTTTAAAAGTGAGCCCACAGAGCGCATTGCACTCACTCCATCAATTTGCCCAAAATTATCAATATCTAAAAAATCTTGCGAACCAACATAACAAAGAATCTCGCCACTCTGTGTATCTACTACAAGTGCAGCGAGGTTTAAAATCCCTTGAGAAAGGAGCTTGTTGTGATATTGTTTGATTGTAGATTCTAAATGAGATTGGAGTGTTTTATCAATCGTAGTAACGATATTGTTTTGCTTTTTTGTAGCAATAAGTTTAAGACTAAGGTGTGGTGCAAGATTGTGATGATGTATCTTGCGCAAAGGAAGAGACTCACTAAGAGCCATAGAGAGAATCTCTTTATCAAAATAGCCTTTCTTGTGGAGTTTAACCAAAAGTGCATCGCGTTTATTTTTGAGAATCTGTGTATTTTTTTTGAGATTAAATAAACCCGGTGCATTAGGTAGCACTGCAAGAAGAGCGGATTCTGCCCAAGTGAGAGAACTAACATCTTTGTTAAAATACAAAAGAGCAGCGGAATGATACCCAATAATATTGCCTCCATAAGGAGCATTATTCAGATACATTTGCAAAATTTCATCTTTACTAAAAGTAGCTTCAAGCGCGAGAGTTTGAAAAAATTCATTGATTTTGTTTGCATAAGTGCGCGGCAGGTTTAAATACAATTTGACTACCTGCATACTAATAGTGCTTCCACCTATGCGTTTTGAGGAGGCAAGGTTATTTTTAGCACTTCGCAAAAGCGCGAATATATCTATGCCAAAGTGTGAATCAAAACGTTTATCTTCATAAGTGAGTACCGCTGTGCGTATTTTATACGGAATAGGTGAGGGAGATTTGAGATGCCATTGTTGCGTGGGCGTTAAAAATACACTAAGGATATGATTATGTCTATCAAGGACACTTTTGCTATATCTAGATTCAAAAAGGTCGCTATGAGGGGAAAGTGTAACATAAAAGCTTACAAATACGCCTATACCATAGATACAAAAAAGTATCACAAGTGCCATAAACAATAAAAATGGCACTTTGAAATAAGTTAAAAAGAATGCTCTTATCACGGAGGTGTTACTACAACAGCCCTAGATTCTGTATTGGCAAGAAAACTATTATCATACATTGCTTCTGCATTTGCAGGGGGCAAGAGATAAGCACCCGGTGTGATAGTGTTGATTTTGACAAAAAGAGTGCGACTTTTTCCATAATAATCTAAAAACCACATAATCTTATCATCGCGTATATCTGTGTAAGTAATATTGTCATTGCGCACAAAATCAGGGAGTTTGTCATCATTTAATCGTGTATTTTCAATTTCCCAACCACTAGGGAGATTTTGGCTAATAGCCACATTATCCACGCTTACACTTTTATCTGCGTTTGTAAGGGTAAGCTTAAGATAAAATGTGCTGCCAGAGGGCAAAGAATCTACATTAATTTCATTTCCTTTTTCATCTACAAAACTTCGCTCTAATGCAATCTTTTTTGCGCTCGGCTTTATATCTTTTTGGAGTAAGATTCCATCCCATACTTGACTAATATAAAGCGGAAAGGCACTTTGTGAAGTGATTTTACCTTTTGTAGTATCAAATGGA
This genomic stretch from Helicobacter sp. MIT 21-1697 harbors:
- the pbpC gene encoding penicillin-binding protein 1C; translation: MALVILFCIYGIGVFVSFYVTLSPHSDLFESRYSKSVLDRHNHILSVFLTPTQQWHLKSPSPIPYKIRTAVLTYEDKRFDSHFGIDIFALLRSAKNNLASSKRIGGSTISMQVVKLYLNLPRTYANKINEFFQTLALEATFSKDEILQMYLNNAPYGGNIIGYHSAALLYFNKDVSSLTWAESALLAVLPNAPGLFNLKKNTQILKNKRDALLVKLHKKGYFDKEILSMALSESLPLRKIHHHNLAPHLSLKLIATKKQNNIVTTIDKTLQSHLESTIKQYHNKLLSQGILNLAALVVDTQSGEILCYVGSQDFLDIDNFGQIDGVSAMRSVGSLLKPFLYALSIDEGLIAPQSFLVDVPLFFSNFNPQNASKTYQGLIPAQTALQKSLNVPFVKLLQNYGYEKFFFTLQDMAGFKASNAQHYGLSFILGSKEMNMLQIARLYRGLAQYGEFGELYTLLNTQKKPTKRFLSKGSAYLTLQTLKELQREGDLDYHREKMAFSWKSGTSYGRKDAWAAGASPKYTIVVWAGNFTGKPNPNIFGVKTAGTLLFEILEGLPDNNISFSFPTESLKNIEVDKLSGYGVNDELKNLLEESKIGTSNILFPTLAKPLQPSPFLKKVFLANGKEVDSTSKDFLWAKPSLVLKLPINVLAYYKLQNVNIQKHLLGQHKSLQIIYPTNHLKIIQPKDFSGQQELIIRIANLKNQQVSWYLNEKLIHTSTQSTLKLFLTRRSYSLVIVGEDGNMDSISFNVE